One genomic segment of Protaetiibacter intestinalis includes these proteins:
- a CDS encoding branched-chain amino acid ABC transporter ATP-binding protein/permease — protein sequence MNALLTRNRWVGGVLLLLAVLVGTWVVAKGNFGLQSIVTVAAVYVVLAVSLDLVAGYVGLYSLGHAGLFAIGAYGTTLLSRYLHLDVFLLLPIVIVGAGIVGALLGALSLRVSGLYFSITTFIFTIIVYVVLSNSSWTMGLQGLSGPIFPAFPLAVQNVLGRSVVWAVAAVLIVAVVIVWSIRASAFYPVLLAVRDAEPYARANGVRTALVKVGVFALSAGLAAMAGWVFSFLVYQSPGQFGWVQSVYLLVMVIIGGMNTRFGPILGAVLVSVFPFVVKIDPFWQNVVFGAVFVAVIVFFPRGIVGIAEQLVRRIRGRGQARRGVEEREAAITEVEVAPIAEAAQQGEPAEEVALAARGIRFGYVPGVPVLRDVDMIVRRGTIHGLIGPNGSGKSTLVNLISGELRPASGSIELGGVRVERLGAPARPRHGLMRTFQSAVLVRELSLRENTTIGLYSTVRGIAARSVIWPLLPGARRDGRELRARASTALAAVGLDASWHPMPVRDVPHGVEQLTQLASSIVSEPSVLVLDEPLAGLSGAEVTHVAQILRRLRERGVTVIVIEHQTRFIFDNCDDVTVLAAGELVTSGAAAEVRENERVREVYLGQ from the coding sequence ATGAACGCGCTCCTCACCCGCAATCGCTGGGTCGGCGGCGTGCTCCTCCTGCTCGCCGTGCTGGTGGGCACCTGGGTGGTCGCGAAGGGCAACTTCGGGCTCCAGAGCATCGTCACGGTCGCCGCCGTCTACGTCGTGCTCGCCGTGAGCCTGGACCTCGTCGCCGGATACGTGGGGCTCTACTCCCTCGGCCACGCGGGTCTCTTCGCGATCGGCGCGTACGGCACCACCTTGCTCAGCAGGTACCTCCACCTCGACGTGTTCCTCCTGCTGCCGATCGTGATCGTCGGCGCGGGGATCGTCGGGGCGCTCCTCGGGGCGCTGTCGCTCCGCGTGAGCGGCCTCTACTTCTCCATCACGACCTTCATCTTCACGATCATCGTGTACGTCGTGCTCAGCAACTCGTCCTGGACGATGGGCCTGCAGGGGCTGTCGGGGCCGATCTTCCCGGCGTTCCCGCTCGCCGTGCAGAACGTGCTGGGCCGCTCGGTCGTCTGGGCCGTCGCTGCCGTGCTCATCGTCGCGGTGGTCATCGTGTGGAGCATCCGGGCCTCGGCGTTCTATCCGGTGCTGCTCGCGGTGCGCGACGCCGAACCGTACGCGCGGGCGAACGGTGTGCGCACCGCGCTCGTCAAGGTCGGTGTCTTCGCCCTCTCGGCGGGCCTCGCAGCGATGGCCGGATGGGTGTTCTCGTTCCTCGTCTACCAGTCACCGGGACAGTTCGGCTGGGTGCAGTCGGTCTATCTCCTCGTCATGGTCATCATCGGCGGCATGAACACGAGGTTCGGACCGATCCTCGGTGCGGTGCTCGTGAGCGTCTTCCCGTTCGTCGTGAAGATCGACCCGTTCTGGCAGAACGTCGTCTTCGGCGCGGTCTTCGTCGCGGTCATCGTCTTCTTCCCCCGCGGCATCGTCGGCATCGCCGAGCAGCTCGTGCGCCGCATCCGGGGACGCGGCCAGGCGCGTCGCGGCGTCGAGGAGCGCGAGGCGGCGATCACCGAGGTCGAGGTCGCACCGATCGCCGAGGCCGCGCAGCAGGGGGAGCCGGCCGAAGAGGTCGCTCTCGCCGCCCGCGGCATCCGCTTCGGCTACGTGCCGGGCGTACCCGTGCTGCGCGACGTCGACATGATCGTGCGACGGGGGACCATCCACGGACTCATCGGGCCGAACGGCTCGGGGAAGTCGACGCTCGTCAACCTCATCTCGGGGGAACTGCGCCCGGCATCCGGCTCGATCGAGCTGGGTGGGGTGCGGGTCGAGCGACTCGGGGCGCCCGCCCGTCCCCGGCACGGGCTCATGCGCACCTTCCAGAGCGCGGTGCTCGTGCGCGAGCTGTCGCTGCGGGAGAACACCACCATCGGGCTCTACAGCACGGTGCGCGGGATCGCCGCGCGGTCGGTCATCTGGCCTTTGCTGCCGGGTGCGCGGCGTGACGGACGGGAGCTCCGCGCGCGGGCCTCCACGGCGCTCGCCGCCGTCGGTCTCGACGCGAGCTGGCATCCGATGCCGGTGCGCGACGTGCCGCATGGCGTGGAGCAGCTCACCCAACTCGCGTCCTCGATCGTCTCGGAGCCGAGCGTGCTCGTGCTCGATGAGCCGCTCGCCGGCCTCTCGGGCGCGGAGGTCACGCACGTCGCGCAGATCCTGCGCCGACTGCGCGAACGCGGCGTCACGGTGATCGTCATCGAACACCAGACCCGCTTCATCTTCGACAACTGCGACGACGTGACCGTGCTCGCCGCGGGGGAGCTCGTGACGAGCGGCGCCGCCGCCGAGGTACGGGAGAACGAACGCGTCAGAGAGGTCTACCTGGGGCAATGA